The proteins below are encoded in one region of Tessaracoccus aquimaris:
- a CDS encoding glycogen debranching N-terminal domain-containing protein, with protein sequence MRVEKPGRQPFLNQRTVVVCAPTQVWSGNDGDFGSEPIDGIYQADWRLISGGTLRVGGEPLEVAGCAAGDSTWSVTGLARGIDDDTPDPRVLVERRRVVSGGASRRRCGSSTDWTWRSRRLSNWPSRSSSWNCRRSRPVSPSP encoded by the coding sequence ATGCGCGTAGAGAAGCCCGGACGGCAGCCCTTCCTCAACCAACGCACGGTGGTGGTGTGCGCCCCGACCCAGGTGTGGTCGGGAAACGATGGTGACTTCGGATCGGAGCCCATCGACGGCATCTACCAGGCCGACTGGCGGCTCATCTCCGGCGGCACGCTCCGGGTCGGGGGCGAACCCCTCGAGGTCGCGGGCTGCGCGGCGGGCGACAGCACGTGGAGCGTGACCGGCCTGGCGCGCGGGATCGACGACGACACCCCCGACCCGCGCGTGCTCGTGGAGCGCCGTCGGGTCGTCTCCGGGGGCGCGTCGAGGAGACGGTGCGGATCGTCAACGGATTGGACGTGGCGGTCGAGGCGCCTGTCGAACTGGCCCTCGAGGTCGAGTTCGTGGAACTGCAGACGATCAAGGCCGGTCAGCCCGTCCCCGTAG
- a CDS encoding LacI family DNA-binding transcriptional regulator, which produces MAVTLAQVAAHAGVSPQTVSNAISNPSIVKSSTLRRVEASIATLGYTPNLRARMLRQQRTGSIGLRIRPVDDNVAAVLTDRLLHELSAQAAEDSKHVLLFTATSDAQEVETISRLRAQGLVDEFVLTDTHPDDARIPALTEQDASFVSFGRPWDDRDATHSWVDVDGRAGVAQATGALLDLGYRRIAFLGWPRGSATGDDRRAGWETTLKERLGLSDADLESWTFTSEEQISEAIDAGPAVVAAGADAVVCVSDSLAVGMVAAVRTAGLAIPIVGFDNTPLAASLGFSSVDQDLGRIAHELLRALTTTHEPVTALVTPRLVIRHDPRWGFPTAPTGPGPKKGNLS; this is translated from the coding sequence ATGGCAGTGACACTTGCGCAGGTCGCGGCGCACGCCGGAGTGTCTCCTCAGACGGTCAGCAACGCCATCAGCAACCCGTCGATCGTCAAGTCGTCGACGCTCAGGCGGGTCGAGGCCTCCATCGCGACCCTCGGCTACACCCCCAACCTCCGCGCCCGGATGCTGCGCCAGCAGCGCACCGGAAGCATCGGGCTGCGGATCCGCCCGGTCGACGACAACGTGGCCGCCGTCCTCACGGACCGACTGCTGCACGAACTGAGCGCCCAGGCCGCCGAGGACAGCAAGCACGTCCTCCTGTTCACCGCCACCAGCGACGCCCAGGAGGTCGAGACCATCTCCCGGCTGAGGGCACAGGGCCTCGTCGACGAGTTCGTGCTCACCGACACCCACCCCGACGACGCACGCATCCCCGCCCTGACCGAGCAGGACGCCAGCTTCGTGTCCTTCGGGCGCCCGTGGGACGACAGGGACGCGACCCACTCGTGGGTCGACGTCGACGGCCGCGCGGGCGTCGCGCAGGCAACCGGCGCGCTCCTGGACCTCGGCTACCGCCGGATCGCCTTCCTCGGCTGGCCTCGGGGCTCAGCCACCGGCGATGACCGCCGCGCCGGCTGGGAGACCACCCTCAAGGAGCGGCTCGGGCTCTCCGACGCCGACCTAGAGTCGTGGACGTTCACCTCCGAGGAGCAGATCTCCGAGGCGATCGACGCAGGGCCCGCGGTCGTCGCGGCCGGCGCCGACGCGGTCGTCTGCGTCTCGGACTCGCTCGCGGTCGGCATGGTCGCCGCCGTCCGCACCGCAGGACTGGCGATCCCGATCGTCGGATTCGACAACACTCCCCTGGCCGCCTCGCTCGGCTTCTCAAGCGTCGACCAGGACCTCGGCCGCATCGCGCACGAGCTCCTCCGGGCGCTCACCACAACGCACGAGCCGGTCACCGCGCTCGTCACACCTCGCCTGGTCATCAGGCACGACCCGCGCTGGGGCTTCCCCACCGCGCCAACGGGGCCAGGCCCCAAGAAAGGAAACCTCTCATGA
- a CDS encoding UDP-glucose dehydrogenase family protein: MRISVIGCGYLGAVHAASMAQLGHDVIGLDVDEAKVAKLAVGVAPFHEPGFDDLLRRGVESGRLRFSADPAEIRDAEIHFVAVGTPQMSGRLGADMSYVDQAVTTIIEHADPADGARPALVAGKSTVPVGTAEAIAQRLASSGKRLLLAWNPEFLREGFAIQDTLHPDRIVYGLPDDRADGELAKSILDECYAVPLAEDTPLVVANYPTAELVKVAANSFLATKISFINAMAELCDVTGGDVTRLAEAIGHDDRIGRKFLQAGIGFGGGCLPKDIRAFMARAGELGVDQALTFLREVDTINLRRRDHAVHLAEEAVGGLEGKKIAVLGITFKPDTDDMRDSPALDIAGKLWAAGAELAIVDPAAADKLRDRRPDLNVPDTLEEALEGAHAVMVLTPWREFVELDPAAVLPLVAAPNVIDGRNVLDPQRWNDAGWNYFGMGRGVPTW; the protein is encoded by the coding sequence ATGCGAATTTCCGTCATCGGATGCGGGTACCTCGGAGCGGTGCACGCCGCGAGCATGGCCCAACTCGGCCACGACGTCATCGGGCTGGACGTCGACGAGGCGAAGGTCGCCAAACTGGCGGTCGGCGTCGCGCCGTTCCACGAGCCCGGCTTCGACGACCTGTTGCGGCGCGGCGTGGAATCGGGCCGCCTGCGGTTCAGCGCCGACCCCGCCGAGATCCGCGACGCGGAGATCCACTTCGTGGCGGTCGGCACCCCGCAGATGAGCGGCAGGCTCGGCGCCGACATGAGCTACGTCGACCAGGCCGTCACCACGATCATCGAGCACGCCGACCCCGCCGACGGCGCCCGCCCGGCCCTCGTCGCGGGCAAGTCGACCGTCCCCGTCGGGACCGCCGAGGCCATCGCGCAGCGCCTCGCCTCCTCCGGGAAGCGGCTGCTTCTCGCCTGGAACCCCGAGTTCCTGCGCGAGGGCTTCGCGATCCAGGACACGCTGCACCCGGACCGGATCGTCTACGGGCTGCCTGACGACCGGGCAGACGGCGAACTCGCCAAGTCGATCCTCGACGAGTGCTACGCGGTGCCCCTCGCCGAGGACACGCCCCTGGTGGTCGCGAACTACCCGACGGCGGAACTGGTGAAGGTCGCGGCCAACTCGTTCCTGGCGACCAAGATCTCCTTCATCAACGCGATGGCCGAACTGTGCGACGTGACGGGCGGCGACGTGACGCGCCTCGCCGAGGCGATCGGCCACGACGACCGGATCGGCCGGAAGTTCCTGCAGGCGGGCATCGGGTTCGGCGGCGGTTGCCTCCCCAAGGACATCCGGGCGTTCATGGCCCGCGCCGGCGAGTTGGGGGTCGATCAGGCGCTGACCTTCCTGCGCGAGGTCGACACGATCAACCTGCGAAGGCGCGACCACGCCGTCCACCTCGCCGAGGAGGCCGTCGGCGGCCTCGAGGGCAAGAAGATCGCGGTGCTCGGGATCACCTTCAAGCCCGACACCGACGACATGCGCGACTCCCCCGCCCTCGACATCGCCGGAAAGCTCTGGGCGGCGGGCGCCGAGTTGGCCATCGTCGACCCGGCGGCGGCCGACAAACTGCGCGACCGCCGTCCTGACCTCAACGTGCCGGACACGCTGGAGGAGGCGCTGGAGGGAGCGCACGCCGTTATGGTCCTGACGCCCTGGCGGGAGTTCGTCGAACTCGACCCCGCTGCGGTGCTTCCGCTGGTCGCCGCGCCGAACGTGATCGACGGCCGCAACGTGCTCGACCCGCAGCGGTGGAACGACGCAGGGTGGAACTACTTCGGCATGGGCCGCGGCGTCCCCACCTGGTGA
- a CDS encoding amylo-alpha-1,6-glucosidase, protein MAVEAPVELALEVEFVELQTIKAGQPVPVAVRFAEEAGAVTATDGLRTVRIAATGAALRLDGRRVVAEAAFEIDPHASAELSVAIDLRDPEAVVTTGVAAISDLAPSADASLDRWARQAIADCRALLLDAGEGAFTAAGAPWFFTLFGRDSLITARFLLPLSLDLAHTTLLTLAARQGTEIDPETAEQPGKILHELRAGQLEMPGEQISLPPIYYGTIDATGLWIILLHDAWRAGLSDDAVRGLLPALDAALGWLRDHGCPDESGFLKYIDGTGHGLANQGWKDSGDSVRFHDGSVAVGPIALSEVQAQACLAAENGADLLEAFGGDPEPWREWAEGMRRRFRAAFWVERDGVSFPAIALDGEGRPVDSKTSNIGQLIGTTLLSAEEERAMADLLVGPRFASGFGLRTMADDEAGYWPLSYHCGSVWVHDTAVAIEGMLRAGLTDHARDLARQLVRTADAYDSRVPELFGGQGLDEVSRPVAYPASCRPQAWAAASVVPVHRALVG, encoded by the coding sequence GTGGCGGTCGAGGCGCCTGTCGAACTGGCCCTCGAGGTCGAGTTCGTGGAACTGCAGACGATCAAGGCCGGTCAGCCCGTCCCCGTAGCCGTCCGGTTCGCCGAGGAGGCGGGCGCCGTGACGGCGACAGACGGCCTCCGCACGGTGCGGATCGCGGCGACCGGGGCCGCGCTGCGACTCGACGGCCGACGCGTCGTCGCGGAGGCGGCCTTCGAGATCGACCCGCACGCCTCCGCCGAACTCTCCGTCGCGATCGACCTGCGCGACCCGGAGGCGGTCGTGACGACGGGCGTCGCCGCGATCTCCGACCTGGCGCCGTCGGCCGACGCCTCGCTCGACCGGTGGGCGAGGCAGGCGATCGCCGACTGCCGGGCCCTGCTGCTCGATGCGGGCGAGGGGGCGTTCACCGCCGCGGGCGCCCCGTGGTTCTTCACGCTGTTTGGCCGCGACTCGCTGATCACCGCCCGCTTCCTCCTCCCGCTGTCGCTGGACCTCGCGCACACCACGCTGTTGACGCTCGCGGCGCGACAGGGCACCGAGATCGACCCGGAGACCGCCGAGCAGCCGGGCAAGATCCTGCACGAACTCCGTGCGGGCCAACTCGAGATGCCCGGCGAGCAGATCTCGCTGCCGCCGATCTACTACGGCACGATCGACGCGACCGGGCTGTGGATCATCCTGCTCCACGATGCCTGGCGCGCCGGCCTCTCCGACGACGCCGTCCGCGGCCTGCTCCCGGCGCTCGACGCCGCGCTCGGCTGGCTGCGAGACCACGGCTGCCCCGATGAGTCGGGCTTCCTGAAGTACATCGACGGCACCGGGCACGGCCTCGCGAACCAGGGCTGGAAGGACTCCGGCGACTCGGTGCGCTTCCACGACGGCAGCGTCGCGGTCGGCCCGATCGCGCTGTCCGAGGTGCAGGCGCAGGCCTGCCTCGCGGCCGAGAACGGCGCGGACCTCCTGGAGGCGTTCGGCGGGGACCCCGAGCCGTGGCGTGAGTGGGCCGAGGGCATGCGTCGACGCTTCCGGGCCGCGTTCTGGGTCGAGCGCGACGGCGTCTCGTTCCCGGCGATCGCGCTCGACGGTGAGGGTCGCCCGGTCGACTCAAAGACCTCCAACATCGGCCAACTGATCGGCACCACGCTGCTGAGCGCGGAGGAGGAGCGCGCCATGGCCGACCTCCTCGTCGGCCCGCGGTTCGCTTCGGGCTTCGGGCTGCGCACGATGGCAGACGACGAGGCCGGCTACTGGCCGCTGTCGTACCACTGCGGCAGCGTGTGGGTGCACGACACCGCCGTCGCGATCGAGGGGATGCTCAGGGCGGGCCTGACGGACCACGCCCGCGACCTGGCGCGCCAGTTGGTGCGCACCGCCGACGCCTACGACTCCCGCGTCCCCGAACTCTTCGGTGGCCAGGGGCTCGACGAGGTCTCGCGTCCGGTCGCCTACCCGGCGTCGTGCCGCCCGCAGGCCTGGGCTGCCGCCTCGGTCGTCCCCGTCCACCGGGCGCTGGTCGGCTGA